AAGTTGACGAGAAATACACCAATCTTGAATATTACGCATCCAGGCAAAATACATGTTTTCATACTGTTTTGATACAAATTTGATATCACCTTTCTCTACTGCTTCAATAGCTACCTTAGACATCAAGATTGTACGTAAGTACCATTGGTTAGTTAACATTGGTTCAATTATAACTTCTCCTCTATCACTATAAGGTATAGTAAGGTTATGATCTTTAATATCATCTATTAAACCAAGTTTATCTAATTCAGCTAAAATAGCTTTACGTGCTGCAAAACGTTCCATTTTCTGAAATTGTATTGGAATAAAATACTTTTTTGTATTTATCCTATTGATTGTGTTTTCAAAATAAAATACTTCGGCATATTCTCTAATATTTCCGTCAAATGTAAAAATATTAATCATTGGCAATTGATGACGACGTCCTACTTCATAGTCATTAAAATCATGGGCTGGAGTAATTTTTACACAACCTGTACCTTTTTTCATATCCGAGTATTCATCACCTATAATAGGAAGGTACCGATTAACTAATGGTAGTATCACATTTTTACCGATTAGATCTTTATAACGTAAATCTTGTGGATTAACTGCTACAGCACTATCACCTAATAAAGTTTCTGGACGTGTAGTCGCTATTACTATATAATTTTTGCCTTCATTGGTTTTTATCCCATTAGCTAGTAAATATCTGATATACCAGATAGAACCTTTAACTTCACGATTTTCTACTTCTAGATCAGAAATTGCAGTTCGTAATTTTGGATCCCAGTTTACTAAACGTTTACCTTTATAAATAAGATTTTCTTTATAAAGTCGTATAAATACTTCTTGAACAGCATTAGATATACCTTCATCTAAGGTAAAACGTTCTCTCTTCCAATCAACTGAATTACCTAAGCGACGCATTTGCTGCGAAATATTATTTCCTGATTCTTCTTTCCACTGCCATATTTTATTTATAAATTTTTTTCTTCCATACTCTTTACGTGTCTTTGCTTCTTCAGCATAAATTTTACGTTCTACTAATATCTGAGTTGCAATACCTGCATGGTCAGTACCTGTCTGCCATAAAGTATTTTTTCCTTGCATACGTTGATAACGAATCATTATATCCATTATAGTTTGTTGAAATGCATGCCCCATATGTAGATTACCAGTTACATTTGGAGGTGGAATCATAATACAAAAACTTTCTTTGTTAAGATCTCCATTCGGCCTAAAATAACCTTTCTTCTCCCAGTGTTCGTAAAGTAATTGTTCAAAATCTTGTGGATTATATGTTTTTTCCATTTTTATCGTCATTTATGGTTATGATAGAACCACTATATTTAATTTAAAACCAAGTTCGCGATATATTTTATAACGATCACGTGCTAGTTTTTTTAAAGATTCTTGGTAAGGAACGAAATCTATTACTTGATTAAAAGAAGTAGTAAAATCTGAAAAATACGGTAATAAACTGATCATTAAATCTCTTGGTAAACTGCTATTATGTTGTGGCCATGTAAGTTCAATTGGTGCTCCGTAACGTGGACCTATACCTGCTAAATTATGTGGTATAAAAGAATTAGCAGTATGATGCCACAGTGCATCATCTAATCTAGTAGCTTGTTCTTGGTTTTCGCAAGAAACTAAAATACGATTTCCATCACGCCAATATTTTTCTATTAAAGTACATGCTAGTATTTCTACGGCGGTTAACTCATTATAAAATAAATCAGATTCCATTACATAAAATGTAACATTTTTTATGATATTACAATCTAGCATGTATATTTAATATTTATTTAATTTATTAAAATATACGATTAATATTACAATAAATATATAATTAATCGTCACTATTTAAACCAGCACGATTTATGAGAAACTGTGAAATCATCGGTACTGGACGTCCAGTTGCATTTTTAGACTTACCAGAACACCAAGCAGTACCGGCAATATCTAAATGTGCCCAATTAAATTTACGAGTAAAACGTGAAAGAAAACATGCTGCAGTAATTGCTCCTCCTGCACGGCCTCCAATATTTACCATATCAGCAAAATTAGATATTAGTTGTTCATTATATTCATCAGTCATCGGCAAACGCCAAGCATAATCACCAGATTGTTCAGATGCACTTAAGAGTTCATTTGCTATAGAATGATTATTTGACCACAATCCACTAAAATGATGACCTAATGCTATCATGCAAGCTCCAGTTAATGTAGCGATATCAATTACTACTTCTGGTTCAAAACGTTCGACGTAAGTCAGAGCATCACATAGTACTAAGCGACCTTCAGCATCGGTATTTAGTACTTCTACTGTCTGTCCAGACATAGTAGTTAAGACATCTCCTGGGCGTATTGATCGTCCATCTAGCATATTTTCACAACCAGTTAATATTCCAATGACATTCAAGGGTAAATTTAATTCTGCAACCATGCGCATTACACCATATACTGATGCTGCACCACACATATCATATTTCATTTCATCCATTGCTTGAGATGGTTTTATTGAAATACCTCCAGAATCAAAAGTTAAACCTTTACCTACTAATACAATAGGATGTATCTCAGAATCAAAATTACCTTTGTATTCTATAATTGACATTAAAGATTCATTTTGTGAGCCTGAACCGACTGCTAAATAAGCATTCATGCCAAGCTCTTTCATTTGCTGTTCTCCAATGATGCGAGTAGTTATTTTATTACTGAATTCATCAGCTAATTGACATGCTTGCGAAGCCAAATATGCAGCATTACAAATATTAGGTGGCATATTGCTTAAATCTTTAGCAGCTTTCACACCAGAAGCAATAGCTAATCCGTGTTGAATAGCACGTTCACCATTAGTTAATTCTCTACGTGTTGGCACGTTAAAAAGTAGTTTACGTAAAGGACGTCGAAGAGCTATTTTATTACTTTTTAATTGATCAAAATGATACAATGTTTCTTTTGAAGTTTCAACTGCATATCTTACTTTCCAATAAATATTTCGTCCTTTAACATGCAATTCAGTTAAAAAACATACAGCTTCCATTGATCCAGTATCATTTAATGTATTAATTGTTTTTTGAATTATTTTTTTGTATTGGCATTCATCTAACTCTCTTTCTTTACCACATCCGATAAGTAAAATTCGCTCAGATAAAATATTTGGTACATGGTGTAGTAGTAATGTTTGGCCTATTTTACCTTCTAACTCACCACGGCGTAGTAAAGCACTAATATAACCTTCACTAATTTTATCTAATTGCTCAGCAATAGATGAAAGACGACGTGGTTCAAAAACTCCTACAACAATGCACGCATTACGTTGTTTTTCTGGGCTACCGCTTTTTACACTGAACTCCATGTATTCTCCTGGATATTAGAAGATAACAGTTTTACTGTTATTTGTTATTATAATGCAATATGTCAAAATTCATTAAAAATTTTAATATTGTGATAATTTAAATTAACATTAATTGCGAAAGATAATTCTTACTTTTTATTATTACTAATCTAAAGTATGTTAATACTATTTAATTATTATGTTCTCTTAATTTTAATAAGAATATAAGTGTTAAAATTAGCGATTTTTATCTAAAAATACAAGTTTTTAAAGGTATATTAAGTGTGATTATAATTAGATATCTTGTCAAAGAAACTATAAAAAGCCAATTAGTTATATTATTTATTTTACTAGTAATATTTTTTTGCCAGCAATTAGTAAAAATTTTAAATGCTGCAGCAGAAGGAAATATTCCTCCAAACTTAATTATGAAATTATTAGGACTTACTATACCAGAAATGGCAAAACTAATTTTTCCTTTAAGTTTATTTCTAGCGATTTTGATATCATTTGGACGTCTTTATAGTGAAAATGAAATTACAGTTATGCAAGCTTGTGGCTTGAATAACTATTCTTTAATCAAATCATCTATAATTTTAATATTTTTTACTTTAATTATGGCGACTATTAATGTAAGTTGGTTAGCGCCAAAGGCATTGTTTTGCCAAAGTAAAATAATAAAAAATATTGATGAAAATCCTAGTACTTTATTGTTTAGTCCAGGACGGTTCCATACATTTGGTAATGTTGTATTATTTATTGAATATATGAAAGGCAATAGTTTTAGAAATGCATTTCTAGTTCAGAAACAATCAACAAAT
This genomic stretch from Pantoea sp. Aalb harbors:
- a CDS encoding DNA polymerase III subunit chi, giving the protein MKNVTFYVMESDLFYNELTAVEILACTLIEKYWRDGNRILVSCENQEQATRLDDALWHHTANSFIPHNLAGIGPRYGAPIELTWPQHNSSLPRDLMISLLPYFSDFTTSFNQVIDFVPYQESLKKLARDRYKIYRELGFKLNIVVLS
- the pepA gene encoding leucyl aminopeptidase → MEFSVKSGSPEKQRNACIVVGVFEPRRLSSIAEQLDKISEGYISALLRRGELEGKIGQTLLLHHVPNILSERILLIGCGKERELDECQYKKIIQKTINTLNDTGSMEAVCFLTELHVKGRNIYWKVRYAVETSKETLYHFDQLKSNKIALRRPLRKLLFNVPTRRELTNGERAIQHGLAIASGVKAAKDLSNMPPNICNAAYLASQACQLADEFSNKITTRIIGEQQMKELGMNAYLAVGSGSQNESLMSIIEYKGNFDSEIHPIVLVGKGLTFDSGGISIKPSQAMDEMKYDMCGAASVYGVMRMVAELNLPLNVIGILTGCENMLDGRSIRPGDVLTTMSGQTVEVLNTDAEGRLVLCDALTYVERFEPEVVIDIATLTGACMIALGHHFSGLWSNNHSIANELLSASEQSGDYAWRLPMTDEYNEQLISNFADMVNIGGRAGGAITAACFLSRFTRKFNWAHLDIAGTAWCSGKSKNATGRPVPMISQFLINRAGLNSDD